The DNA region TGTTTGGGGAGTACTTTCCAACTCAACGATTGCAGCCATAAAGTCAGGAGCTGAATTATCATGCAGTCCTTCACCGATGGTCATATTGCGGAATTCTTCCTCGGTAATGTTTCCTTCCTGGACCGGAAGTGCCACTCCGGTGAGGAAGTATAGCCGTGAACCGCTGAGTGCGGAAATGCTGGACTGGCCATTGGATTCGGGAGTCAATTGTTGCATTTTGTACAGGTTGCCATCGCTGAACTGGAAAACAGACACATCCCGTATCTCCTCAGAAGAGTCTGAACCGGAAGTCGTAATACCTTTTACCACTACTGAATAAGCTTGTTGTTTGCCTTCTCCCTCAGACGGTGCATCGTCTGAGCAGGCGCCTAAAAACAACGTTCCGAGCAAGGCGGAAACGATGATCTTTTTGTAAGGGTGATTCATGTTTTTTGTAAAATGTTATATTGAATATTGATACTTCTTTCGGATCTTTTCCGAAAGCGGGTGCAAAAATATATAATTTTTCAATATGAGAAATTCTCTTTCCTGTAATCTTCATTACTTTCCTTTTGTAATCTCAACTCTTTTTGTATCTTTGTTCTCGACCCCAAATCTATTACAAAATGAAAGTACTAACTATCCATGATCTGAAAACAATCAGGAAAAGGGCAGAAGGCACGCTCTTGCTACGCGAAGAAAGCAATGAGGCGGTTACGGAACAATGCTGTGGGTTGGCATTGGGAACCGGGCATTTGCAAATCCTGATCTGTGGAGGTACAGGTTGCAAGGCATCCGACAGCCACATCATTGCTGAACGTCTTCAGCAAGCACTCGAGAAAAATAATATTGCCGACAAGGTGGACATTATCACTACCGGTTGTTTCGGCTTTTGTGAAAAGGGACCTATCGTAAAGATTATCCCTGATAACACGTTCTATACCCAGGTGGTGCCTGATGATGCCGACGAGATAGTCGGCGAGCATATCATCGGGGGACGGAAAATAGAACGGCTGCTCTATATCGATCCGAAGACGGAGAAGACCGTCAGCGACTCCAAGCACATGGATTTCTATCGGAAGCAGATGCGTATAGCACTGCGTAACTGCGGCTTCATCGATCCGGAAAACATTGAAGAATACATTGCGCTGGATGGGTATATGGCCTTGGCGGACAGTCTTCTCAACAAAAAGCCGGAAGAGGTGATAGACGTGATAAAACGTTCCGGACTTCGTGGACGTGGTGGTGGTGGTTTCCCCACAGGGAAGAAGTGGGAATTTGCCCATAAGCAACAGGCCGACATGAAGTATGTGGTGTGTAACGCTGACGAGGGTGACCCCGGTGCTTTTATGGACCGTTCCATCATGGAGGGTGATCCGCACTCTATTGTTGAAGCAATGGCAGTTTGTGGTTATTCTATCGGTTCTCCCAAAGGATTGGTATATATCCGGGCGGAATATCCGTTGGCTATACAACGTTTGAAGATTGCTATTGCCCAGGCACGCGAATACGGTTTGCTGGGTAAGAATATATTCGGTGCGGACTTTAGTTTCGACATTGAAATACGTTATGGTGCCGGAGCATTTGTGTGCGGTGAAGAAACTGCGTTGATTCACTCCATGGAAGGAAAGCGGGGTGAACCTACTTTGAAACCTCCTTTCCCTGCCGAAGCCGGTTATCTGGGCAAACCTACCAATGTGAACAATGTGGAGACGCTTGCCAATATTCCTATCATCCTGACGAAAGGTGCGGAATGGTTTGCGTCTATCGGCACGGAACGCTCGAAAGGAACGAAGGTGTTTGCGCTGGCCGGGAAGATTAACAACGTAGGTTTGATTGAAGTGCCGATGGGCACCACCCTGCGTGAGGTGATTTATGAAATTGGAGGCGGCATCAAAGGAGGGAAGAAGTTCAAGGCGGTACAGACGGGTGGACCTTCGGGCGGTTGCCTGACGGAGAAGCATCTGGATACGCCGATTGACTTTGACAACTTGCTGGCAGAAGGCTCGATGATGGGTTCCGGTGGCATGATCGTGATGGATGAAGATGATTGTATGGTTTCTGTGTCACGCTTCTATCTCGACTTTACGGTGGAAGAATCATGCGGAAAATGTACGCCTTGCCGTATTGGCAACAAGCGCCTGCTGGAACTGCTGAACAAGATAACCGAAGGACGAGCCACGATGAAAGATTTGGATATACTCTCTACATTGGGAAAGGTGATAAAGGATACCGCCTTGTGCGGGCTGGGACAGACTTCCCCCAATCCGGTACTGTCTACGCTCAATAACTTTTATGATGAATACGTGGAGCATGTGAGGGATAAAACCTGCCGTGCGAAGCAGTGCAAATCATTGCTGGCTTATACTATCAACCCGGAACTGTGCATCGGTTGCCATCTTTGCTTTAAACATTGTCCGGCGGATGCCATTCTGGGTGATGTGCGCAAACCGCATGTCATCAATCCGGACAAGTGTATCAAGTGTGGCATGTGCATGGCACGCTGTAAGTTCAAAGCAATCAATGTAGTTTAAGGGAACTAAACTGAAAGAAAATGGAAGAAAAACAAATAACCCTGCAAATAGACCGCCATTATATCACCGTGCCCGAAGGCTCGACTATCCTGGAAGCCGCACGGAAAATCGGTATAGATATACCCACCCTTTGTCATATTGATTTGAAGGGCACTTGCGTTAAAAATAATCCGGCCTCGTGCCGCATCTGTGTCGTGGAGGTGGAAGGACGCCGTAATCTGGCTCCCGCCTGCGCCACCCGTTGCACAGAGGGAATGGTGGTGCGTACCAGTACCCTGCGCGTGATGAATGCCCGCAAGGTGGTGGCTGAACTGATACTTTCGGACCATCCGAATGATTGCCTTACCTGTCCGAAGTGCGGCAACTGTGAGTTGCAGACTTTGGCGCTGCGTTTCAATATCCGGCGGATGCCTTATAATGGCGGAGAGCTTTCGCCCCGTAAGCGTGAAGTCACTTCGTCCATTGTGCGGAATATGGATAAGTGCATATTCTGCAGGCGTTGCGAGAGTGTATGTAATGAGGTGCAGACAGTGGGGGCGTTGGGAGCTATCCGCCGTGGTTTCAATACGACGATTGCTCCGGCTTTTGATAAGATGATGAGCGACAGTGAATGTACTTATTGCGGACAATGCGTAGCTGTTTGTCCGGTAGGGGCATTGACGGAACGCGATCATACTAACCGCCTGTTGCTGGATTTGGAAAATCCGGATAAGATTGTTATCGTACAGACTGCTCCGGCTGTTCGGGCGGCTTTGGGAGAAGAGTTCGGACTGCCTGCCGGGACATTGGTAACGGGAAAGATGGTGTACGCCCTTCGTGAATTGGGCTTTGATTATGTATTTGATACAGACTTTGCCGCCGACCTTACCATCATGGAAGAAGGTGCCGAGATATTGAATCGCCTGACACGTTATATGAATGGGGATAAATCGGTTCGCCTGCCTATCCTGACTTCCTGTTGTCCGGCATGGGTGAATTTCTTTGAACATCATTTCCCCGATATGCTTGATATACCTTCTACGGCACGTTCGCCACAACAGATGTTCGGTAGCATTGCCAAGACATTCTGGGCGGAGAAGATGGGTATTCCGCGTGAGAAGTTGGTGGTGGTATCTATTATGCCTTGTCTGGCAAAGAAGTATGAGTGCGACCGCGATGAGTTTAAGACAGATGGTAGTCCGGACGTGGATTATTCTATTTCTACCCGCGAGCTGGCACGGCTTATCAGACGGGCTAACATAGGTTTCACGTTACTGACGGATAAGGAGTTCGACCAGCCGATGGGAGCTTCGACGGGTGCCGGTGTCATCTTCGGAACCACCGGTGGTGTGATGGAAGCAGCCTTGCGTTCGGTTTATGAGATTTATACCGGGCGGACATTGGAGAATGTGAACTTTGAGCAGGTACGTGGCCTGGCAGGGGTGCGCCGTGCAACGATTGACCTGGATGGCTTTGAACTGAAAGTGGGTATTGCCCATGGTCTGGGTAATGCACGCCATCTGCTGGAAGATATTCGCCACGGGCGGAATGAGTATCATGTGATTGAGATTATGGCATGCCCGGGTGGCTGTATCGGTGGTGGCGGACAACCTCTGCATCATGGCAACTCGGAAGTGCTGTATGCACGTGCCAACGCACTGTATCGGGAAGACGCACAGAAACCTTTGCGCAAGTCGCATGAGAACCCGTACATCAAGACGTTGTACGAGGAATATCTGGGTAAACCGCTGAGTGAGACTGCGGAACGGTTGCTGCATACGCATTATTTCAATAAGGCGATTGATTAACTTATTAAAACGGAGAAACTATGTCAGATATCAAATTAGCCTGTGACGTTGCCGAACAAGTGCGCGCTATTTGTGACAAGCATGGCAACCAGCCGGGCGAACTTATCAATATACTTCATGAAGCGCAGCATCTGCACGGCTATCTGCCAGAAGAGATGCAGCGCCTGATTGCTGCGAAGCTGAATGTTCCGGTGTCGCGTGTGCATGGTGTGGTAACATTCTATACATTCTTTACGATGACTCCTAAAGGTAAACATCCTATTTCGGTGTGTATGGGAACGGCGTGCTACGTACGTGGTTCGGAGAAATTGCTTGAGGAGTTCAAGCGCGTGCTGGGTATCGAAGTAGGGGAGACTACACCGGACGGGAAGTTTTCACTCGACTGTCTGCGTTGCGTAGGAGCGTGCGGACTGGCGCCCGTAGTGATGATTGGAGAGAAGGTGTACGGCAGGCTTCAGGCGGTGGATGTGAAGAAGGTGCTGGAGGAACTGGAATAGCTTCCGTTTTAAGGAAGCAGTTGGCGGTAACCTAAGGAGAGAGTTTATTATAAAACGGTATATAAACTCTTCCCTTAGGGAGCTGGGGGGCTTCCCTTAGTACACGATCTTGTTCAGTATGCCATTGAGGTGGGCAATGGCCACCCCGTAGTTCGTCATGGGAACTTGTTGCGCACGCGCCCGGTCGATGCGGCTAAGTACGTATTTCCTATTGAACATACAGGCGCCACAGTGGATAATCAAATGGTATGGGGATAAATCTTCTGGAAAATCAGTTCCGGAGACAATATCTATCTGCAATCCTTCACCTGTTCGCTTACGCAACAGGCGGGGGATTTTTACTCTGCCGATATCCTCTGTCAGTGGAGCATGCGCACAGGCCTCGGCTATCAATACGCGGGATTGTTCCGTTAGTCGGTCGATGGCGAATGCACTTTCTACATAATAGTGTATATCTCCCTTGTATCCGGCAAAGAGCACGGAGAAAGAAGTGAGCCGGCTTTCAGCCGGTTTTTGTCCGTATACGGTGTGGAATACTTGCGAATCTGTGATAATTAATTTGGGGGGATTGGCAAGTGCGCGTAGTGTATCTTTCAACTTATCTGTGGTACAACTCATAACCAGACATTTCTTGTCCAGAAGTTCGCGGATTGTCTGTACTTGCGGAAGGATAAGTCGTCCTTTAGGTGCCTGAAGGTTCTGGGGCATGACTAACACCACTACATCGCCTTCTACTACCAGGTTCCCGGTGATGGTTTGTTCTCCGAAATCGGCAGGTAACTTTTCCAGAATGGCGTGGTGAATAGCTTCGATACCTGTGCCGTCTTTGGCACTGACGATGATGGGAGGTTGCCCGCAACCGGCTTTTATCTGCTCTGCTAACTCTGTAGTATCGGGGCGCGCGTCAGCTTTGTTCAGAATCAATATGACAGGGATGCCTCGTTCCTTCAATCGTTGAAGCCATTCCTGCTCCTGTGCGTCTCCGGTTTCACAAAGCAACAGGGCAATGTCGGTTTTTCCAATTATTTTCAAGGTGCGTTCTACGCGCATTTCTCCCAGCTCGCCTTCGTCATCGAAGCCCGGAGTGTCAATAAGAAGGCACGGACCGAGTGGATGAATTTCCATTGCTTTTGCCACAGGATCAGTAGTAGTGCCGGGAGTAGGGGAGACTATAACGGTATCTTGCCCTGTCAAGGCGTTGACAAGACTGGATTTTCCACTGTTTCGCCGTCCGAAGAGGGCGATGTGCAGGCGGTTGGCATAAGGAGTCTGATTCATTAGTCTCAATATTAAGGGGTTAATAAATGGGGATTTAGCGGGCTATGCCGTGCCTAAAATCTGAAATCTCTTTTCCCTTTCTCTATCTCATGTAGGTTCCGCAAGGCTATTTCCCGGATTTTCGGATTCGGGATGCGGTCCATCTCTTCATGAATGAGGCGGATACCTTTTTCCCGGGTTTCGGATGAGGCGTAATCTTCCAGATATTCTTTCAGAGTCATCAAGGCATTGGGCTGACAGCAATTCGCTATCTGTCCCCGCTTGACGAGAGACATGAAACGGTCACCCGTCCGCCCTTCACGATAACAAGCCGTACAGAAACTGGGGATATGTCCCAGATCGAGCAGCCAGTTTACAACTTCATCCAGTGTGCGGCGGTCGCTGATATCGAATTGGGCCGAGTTCTCTTCTTTCGTTTCCGGTACGGCATATCCGCCTACGCTGGTACGTGAGCCGCCACTGATTTGTGAAATACCTAATTCCAATACCTTGCGCCGTACAGTTTCCGATTCACGGGTGGAAATGATCATTCCGGTGTAAGGCACTGCAATGCGGATTACCGCAACGAGGCGGCAGAACATTTCATCAGAAATGGCATTGGGGAAATCTTTTGTTTCAATATCATCCGCCGGGCAGATACGGGGTACACTGATCGTATGCGGTCCGACACCGAATGCCGCTTCCAGATGTTCGGCATGCATCAATAATCCTATGAAATCGTACCGATAGGTATTCAACCCGAATAATACACCTATGCCTACATCGTCGATACCACCTTCCATGGCACGGTCCATAGCTTCGGTGTGATAGGAATACTTGCTTTTAGGGCCTGTGGGGTGCAAGGTCTCATAATTCCCTTTGTGATAGGTTTCCTGGAAAAGAATGTAAGTACCGATGCCTGCATCTCTCAGCCGGCGATAGTTATCTACCGTTGTGGCGGCAATATTCACGTTTACCCGCCGGATGGCACCATTCTTATGATGAATACCGTAGATGGTCTGAATAGATTCCAGAATATAATCGATGGGGTTGCGTAGCGGGTCTTCGCCGGCTTCCAGTGCCAGACGTTTGTGTCCCATATCCTGCAAGGCAATTACTTCCCGGCGTATCTCTTCCTGTGATAATTTCTTGCGGGCGATAGTGCGGTTCTTTGCATGATAGGGGCAGTAAACGCATCCGTTCACACAATAATTGGAAAGGTATAACGGGGCGAACATTACGATGCGGTTGCCATATAGTTTTTGCTTAATATCTCGTGCCAGATGGAAGATACGTTCCGTCAGGTCGGGCTGGTCACATTCTAACAGTAGAGCGGCTTCACGATGGGACAAACCTTTGCATGAGGCTGCCTTTCTGAGCAGATTCTCAATGAGGGCGCGGTTGTCTTTATTGGCGCGGGCATAGTCCAGCGTATCCAGTATCTCCTGGTGATCGATGAACTCTTCTGCCTGTTTTGAACTTACATTATACATGGTGCTAAATTAAGTATTAATTTCAATTGAAATAGTCTCCTCTTTCTTTCGA from Bacteroides sp. MSB163 includes:
- the nuoF gene encoding NADH-quinone oxidoreductase subunit NuoF; protein product: MKVLTIHDLKTIRKRAEGTLLLREESNEAVTEQCCGLALGTGHLQILICGGTGCKASDSHIIAERLQQALEKNNIADKVDIITTGCFGFCEKGPIVKIIPDNTFYTQVVPDDADEIVGEHIIGGRKIERLLYIDPKTEKTVSDSKHMDFYRKQMRIALRNCGFIDPENIEEYIALDGYMALADSLLNKKPEEVIDVIKRSGLRGRGGGGFPTGKKWEFAHKQQADMKYVVCNADEGDPGAFMDRSIMEGDPHSIVEAMAVCGYSIGSPKGLVYIRAEYPLAIQRLKIAIAQAREYGLLGKNIFGADFSFDIEIRYGAGAFVCGEETALIHSMEGKRGEPTLKPPFPAEAGYLGKPTNVNNVETLANIPIILTKGAEWFASIGTERSKGTKVFALAGKINNVGLIEVPMGTTLREVIYEIGGGIKGGKKFKAVQTGGPSGGCLTEKHLDTPIDFDNLLAEGSMMGSGGMIVMDEDDCMVSVSRFYLDFTVEESCGKCTPCRIGNKRLLELLNKITEGRATMKDLDILSTLGKVIKDTALCGLGQTSPNPVLSTLNNFYDEYVEHVRDKTCRAKQCKSLLAYTINPELCIGCHLCFKHCPADAILGDVRKPHVINPDKCIKCGMCMARCKFKAINVV
- a CDS encoding NADH-dependent [FeFe] hydrogenase, group A6, which encodes MEEKQITLQIDRHYITVPEGSTILEAARKIGIDIPTLCHIDLKGTCVKNNPASCRICVVEVEGRRNLAPACATRCTEGMVVRTSTLRVMNARKVVAELILSDHPNDCLTCPKCGNCELQTLALRFNIRRMPYNGGELSPRKREVTSSIVRNMDKCIFCRRCESVCNEVQTVGALGAIRRGFNTTIAPAFDKMMSDSECTYCGQCVAVCPVGALTERDHTNRLLLDLENPDKIVIVQTAPAVRAALGEEFGLPAGTLVTGKMVYALRELGFDYVFDTDFAADLTIMEEGAEILNRLTRYMNGDKSVRLPILTSCCPAWVNFFEHHFPDMLDIPSTARSPQQMFGSIAKTFWAEKMGIPREKLVVVSIMPCLAKKYECDRDEFKTDGSPDVDYSISTRELARLIRRANIGFTLLTDKEFDQPMGASTGAGVIFGTTGGVMEAALRSVYEIYTGRTLENVNFEQVRGLAGVRRATIDLDGFELKVGIAHGLGNARHLLEDIRHGRNEYHVIEIMACPGGCIGGGGQPLHHGNSEVLYARANALYREDAQKPLRKSHENPYIKTLYEEYLGKPLSETAERLLHTHYFNKAID
- a CDS encoding NAD(P)H-dependent oxidoreductase subunit E, whose protein sequence is MSDIKLACDVAEQVRAICDKHGNQPGELINILHEAQHLHGYLPEEMQRLIAAKLNVPVSRVHGVVTFYTFFTMTPKGKHPISVCMGTACYVRGSEKLLEEFKRVLGIEVGETTPDGKFSLDCLRCVGACGLAPVVMIGEKVYGRLQAVDVKKVLEELE
- the hydF gene encoding [FeFe] hydrogenase H-cluster maturation GTPase HydF, with the protein product MNQTPYANRLHIALFGRRNSGKSSLVNALTGQDTVIVSPTPGTTTDPVAKAMEIHPLGPCLLIDTPGFDDEGELGEMRVERTLKIIGKTDIALLLCETGDAQEQEWLQRLKERGIPVILILNKADARPDTTELAEQIKAGCGQPPIIVSAKDGTGIEAIHHAILEKLPADFGEQTITGNLVVEGDVVVLVMPQNLQAPKGRLILPQVQTIRELLDKKCLVMSCTTDKLKDTLRALANPPKLIITDSQVFHTVYGQKPAESRLTSFSVLFAGYKGDIHYYVESAFAIDRLTEQSRVLIAEACAHAPLTEDIGRVKIPRLLRKRTGEGLQIDIVSGTDFPEDLSPYHLIIHCGACMFNRKYVLSRIDRARAQQVPMTNYGVAIAHLNGILNKIVY
- the hydG gene encoding [FeFe] hydrogenase H-cluster radical SAM maturase HydG, giving the protein MYNVSSKQAEEFIDHQEILDTLDYARANKDNRALIENLLRKAASCKGLSHREAALLLECDQPDLTERIFHLARDIKQKLYGNRIVMFAPLYLSNYCVNGCVYCPYHAKNRTIARKKLSQEEIRREVIALQDMGHKRLALEAGEDPLRNPIDYILESIQTIYGIHHKNGAIRRVNVNIAATTVDNYRRLRDAGIGTYILFQETYHKGNYETLHPTGPKSKYSYHTEAMDRAMEGGIDDVGIGVLFGLNTYRYDFIGLLMHAEHLEAAFGVGPHTISVPRICPADDIETKDFPNAISDEMFCRLVAVIRIAVPYTGMIISTRESETVRRKVLELGISQISGGSRTSVGGYAVPETKEENSAQFDISDRRTLDEVVNWLLDLGHIPSFCTACYREGRTGDRFMSLVKRGQIANCCQPNALMTLKEYLEDYASSETREKGIRLIHEEMDRIPNPKIREIALRNLHEIEKGKRDFRF